AGTTTTGTAGTTAGTTTGCTTTTTCGAAAAAAAGAAGCACCAGAAACATTGATAAATCAACGTTTCTAGCGCTAAAAAAGGCTTTACCCCACACTGCCTTCCATCTCATAACTAATCAATCGATTCAACTCAACCGCATACTCCATCGGCAATTCCTTCGTAAACGGCTCCACAAATCCCATAACGATCATCTCAGTCGCCTCAACTTCAGTCAACCCACGACTCATCAAGTAATAAAGCTGCTCTTCCGAAATTTTCGAAACCTTCGCTTCATGCTCCAACGCTACTTGACTGTTATGAATCTCATTAAACGGAATCGTATCTGATTTCGATTTATCATCCATAATAATCGTATCACACTCAATATGTGAAATCGAGCCAGCACTATCTTTCCCAAACGTTACTTGACCACGGTAATTCACTTCACCACCGTCTTTGGCAATTGATTTAGAAACAATCGAACTTGACGTGTTTGGCGCATTATGAATCATTTTCGCACCTGTATCTTGGATTTGGTTTTCCCCAGCAAATGCAATTGAAAGCATTGTGCCACGAGCCCCTTTTCCATCAAGATAAACACTTGGGTATTTCATCGTTGTTTTGGCCCCTAAGTTCCCATCGATCCACTCAACTGTAGCACCTTCATAAGCTTTGGCACGTTTTGTTACCAAGTTATAAACATTATCAGACCAGTTTTGGATCGTTGTATAACGTGTATACGCATCTTTATGGGTAAAGATCTCAACGATCGCTGCATGTAAGCTATTACTTGTATAAGTAGGTGCTGTACAGCCTTCTACGTAGTGAACACTTGCGCCTTCATCCACAATGATCAGCGTACGTTCAAATTGTCCTGTGTTTTCCGCATTGATTCGGAAGTATGTTTGTAATGGTACATCCACACGAACTCCTTTTGGTACATAGATAAACGTTCCACCAGACCAAACTGCTGAGTTTAATGCTGCTAATTTGTTATCTGTTGGTGGGACTAATTTTGCGAAGTATTTTTTAAATATATCTGGATATTCTTTCAACGCTGAATCGGTATCTGTAAAGATGATCCCTAATTTTTGGAATTCTTCTTTCATATTGTGGTAAACCACTTCTGATTCATATTGCGCCGAAGCTCCAGCTAAATACGCACGTTCTGCTTCTGGAATCCCGATTCTTTCAAAGGTTTCTTTGATTTTATCTGGCACATCGTCCCAGTCACGAGCAGGTTTGTCGCTGGCTCTTTGAAAATATTTGATTTTTTCAAAATCGATATCAGATAAATCTGGTCCCCATTCTTGCATGGCCATTTTGTTGAATTGTTCCAATGATTTCAAGCGGAACTCCAACATCCATTCTGGTTCTTCTTTTTTACGTGAAATTTCTCTAACAACGTCCTCTGTTAGTCCACTTCCCGTACTGAAAATTGGTTTCACATCATCATGGAAACCAAATTGATATTCTTCTAACTCAGGTACAGTACTCATAGGCTCACGCTCCCTTTCTTAGGTTGAGAATCAGGCGTTTAGGTTCGAGCTGTTGGACTAAAATAAACACAATCCATTTTTTGGATTTTGATTATTTTGGGAAACAGCCGAGAACCTGCTTGACTTCTCACTGATTACTTAGGTTGAGGATCAGGTGCTTTGATTTGAGCAACTGGACCTAACAGCTTTAAATCCGCTTTTTGGATTAAAAGATGGTAGGGAAGTTGCCGAAAATCAGCCTGATTTCTCACCGCTTCAACTTATTTCTATTCTTCGCAGTGTAATTGTCCTGCGGTTCCTTGTCCGTCATTTTCAACTGCTTGTTCTAAGGCTTTCCAAGCAAGTGTTGCACATTTGATCCGTGCTGGGAATTTTGCCACGCCGCTAAGCATCGCCGCATCACCTAATTTTTCTTCTTCTGCTACGTCATTTCCTTGCACCAATTGAGAAAAATCTTCAGCTAATTGTTCTGCTTCAGCTAATGTCTTCCCAATCACCGCATCGGTCATCATACTAGCACTTGCCGTACTAATCGAACAGCCACTTCCACTAAAGGCAATATCTTTAATAACATTGTCTTGGATAGCCACTTGCAATTCGATCACATCGCCACAAGTTGGGTTATTCATTTCGATTTTCTTGCTTGATTCTGCCAATGTTCCATGATGATGAGGATGACTTGAATGATCTAAAATCACTTGACGGTATAAATTATCTAATTTAGATAGAGCCATGTTGGAAAAACTCCTTTGTCGCTAAAATTGCTTCGATCAATCGATCTGCATCTGCTTTGGTATTATAAAGATAGAAACTCGCACGAGCCGTCGCTGGAACATTTAAATATTTTAGTAATGGCTGCGCACAATGATGTCCTGCACGAACCGCCAGCCCTTCCATATCTAAAGCTGTCGCTGTGTCATGCGGATGTAAGCCATCTAAATTAAACGCCAAAACGCCTGTATGATGGGCTGGATCTTGCGGTCCGTAAACCGTCAATCCTTCAATCGCTAATAATTTTGGCAAGACATAAGCCACTAATTCCGCTTCATGTTGATGAATTTCTTCTAATCCGATCTCTGTTAGAAAATCGATGGCCGCACCTAAAGCAATTGCTCCAGCAATATTGGGGGTACCTGCCTCAAATTTCCAAGGCAGTTCTTTCCACGTACTGTCATACAAATTCACGAAATCGATCATTTCACCACCAAATTCCACGGGTTCCATTTGATCTAGTAATTCACGTTTTCCATATAATACACCAATTCCAGTTGGACCACACATTTTATGCCCGCTAAATGCGTAAAAATCAGCATCAATTGCTTGAACATCTACTGGCATATGCGGTACCGCTTGGGCACCATCGACAACTAAGACAGCACCATGACTATGAGCTAGCTCTGCCAACTCTGTCACTGGATTGATCACGCCTAAAACATTCGATACATGCGCGATAGAAACAATCTTGGTTTTATCCGTGATTTGTTGTTTTGCACTTTCCATATCTAAAAAGCCATCTGCTGTGATCTCGATATATTTCAAGGTAGCGCCTTTACGTTCCGCTAGTTGTTGCCAAGGGATAATATTAGAGTGATGTTCCATGTAAGAAATCACGATTTCATCCCCTACTTCAACCGCTAAATCACCATAACTTTTTGCGACCCAGTTTAAACTAGTCGTTGTGCCTCGGGTAAAGAGCGTTTCGGCTGTTTCTTTCGCATTGATAAAGGCTCTAACTTTTTCACGAGCTTCTTCATACTCTTTCGTGGCACGTTCGGCCAAGGTATGCACACCACGATGGACATTAGCGTTATCATGTTCGTAATAATAAGTCAATTTATCTAAAACTACTTTAGGCTTTTGAGTTGTTGCTGCATTATCCAGATAAACAAGCGGCTCGTCATTTACTTCTTGAAACAAGATGGGAAACTGCTGCCGAATCTTATCTGCGTTTATCATGCATTCAACTTCCCTTCAATTACGTCTACAAATTCTTTTTGCACATCTTTCACAGGAATCGCCGTAATAACTGAACCTAAGAAGCCACGGATAACCAAACGTTCCGCATCATCTTTACGTAAACCACGGCTCATTAAGTAGTACATTTCTTCTGGATCAACACGACCAACACTGGCAGCGTGTCCTGCAGTTACTTCATTTTCATCGATCAATAGAATTGGGTTGGCGTCGCCACGGGCTTTGTCAGAAAGCATTAAGACACGACTTTCTTGTTGGGCATCTGCCCCTTTA
The Enterococcus silesiacus DNA segment above includes these coding regions:
- a CDS encoding Fe-S cluster assembly protein SufB; this encodes MSTVPELEEYQFGFHDDVKPIFSTGSGLTEDVVREISRKKEEPEWMLEFRLKSLEQFNKMAMQEWGPDLSDIDFEKIKYFQRASDKPARDWDDVPDKIKETFERIGIPEAERAYLAGASAQYESEVVYHNMKEEFQKLGIIFTDTDSALKEYPDIFKKYFAKLVPPTDNKLAALNSAVWSGGTFIYVPKGVRVDVPLQTYFRINAENTGQFERTLIIVDEGASVHYVEGCTAPTYTSNSLHAAIVEIFTHKDAYTRYTTIQNWSDNVYNLVTKRAKAYEGATVEWIDGNLGAKTTMKYPSVYLDGKGARGTMLSIAFAGENQIQDTGAKMIHNAPNTSSSIVSKSIAKDGGEVNYRGQVTFGKDSAGSISHIECDTIIMDDKSKSDTIPFNEIHNSQVALEHEAKVSKISEEQLYYLMSRGLTEVEATEMIVMGFVEPFTKELPMEYAVELNRLISYEMEGSVG
- a CDS encoding cysteine desulfurase, with the translated sequence MINADKIRQQFPILFQEVNDEPLVYLDNAATTQKPKVVLDKLTYYYEHDNANVHRGVHTLAERATKEYEEAREKVRAFINAKETAETLFTRGTTTSLNWVAKSYGDLAVEVGDEIVISYMEHHSNIIPWQQLAERKGATLKYIEITADGFLDMESAKQQITDKTKIVSIAHVSNVLGVINPVTELAELAHSHGAVLVVDGAQAVPHMPVDVQAIDADFYAFSGHKMCGPTGIGVLYGKRELLDQMEPVEFGGEMIDFVNLYDSTWKELPWKFEAGTPNIAGAIALGAAIDFLTEIGLEEIHQHEAELVAYVLPKLLAIEGLTVYGPQDPAHHTGVLAFNLDGLHPHDTATALDMEGLAVRAGHHCAQPLLKYLNVPATARASFYLYNTKADADRLIEAILATKEFFQHGSI
- a CDS encoding iron-sulfur cluster assembly scaffold protein; translated protein: MALSKLDNLYRQVILDHSSHPHHHGTLAESSKKIEMNNPTCGDVIELQVAIQDNVIKDIAFSGSGCSISTASASMMTDAVIGKTLAEAEQLAEDFSQLVQGNDVAEEEKLGDAAMLSGVAKFPARIKCATLAWKALEQAVENDGQGTAGQLHCEE